The window GACGTCAAGCCTGGAGATCCTCTCCTGATTGATGACGGTAAGGTCACTCTCCGTGTTCTCGAAACTGACGGAACTGTTGTCACCACCGTTGTTGAGGTTCCTGGACCCGTATCTAACAACAAGGGCATCAACCTTCCTGGTGTTGCTGTGAACGTTCCTGCCCTCTCCGACAAGGACGAAGCAGACCTGCGTTGGGGCCTTCGCTTGGGCGCGGACTTCATTGCATTGAGCTTTGTTCGTGATGCTGCTGACATCAAGCGAGTCCACGAAATCATGGATGAAGAAGGCGTTCGTCTTCCCGTTATTGCCAAGGTTGAAAAGCCACAGGCTGTCGACAACTTGGAAGAAATCGTTGACGCTTTTGATGCCATCATGGTTGCTCGTGGTGACCTTGGTGTTGAGCTTCCTCTCGAGGCAGTTCCTATTGTCCAGAAGCGTGCCGTAGAACTCGCTCGTCGTTGGGCAAAGCCTGTCATTGTGGCAACTCAGGTTCTCGAATCCATGATCTCAAGCCCTCGTCCCACTCGTGCAGAGGCATCTGACTGTGCCAACGCTGTTCTGGATGGAACGGACGCTGTCATGCTCTCGGGTGAAACCAGTGTCGGTGAATTCCCCACGATTACCGTTGCAACTATGGCTCGCATCATCGAGTCCACTGAAGACCACGGTATTGAGCGAATTCCTGAGCTCGGCACCAAGCCTCGTACCCAGGGTGGCGCAATTACCTTGGCTGCTAAGGAAGTTGCCGAGTTCGTTGATGCAAAATACCTCTGTGTGTTCACCGAATCCGGCGACTCTGCTCGCCGTATGGCTCGCTTGCGTTCAGACATCCCCATGATTGTTCTGACCCCACACGAGCACATTCGTCGCCGTATGGCACTGACCTGGGGCGTCAAGTCTTACTTGGTTGATGCAGTAACTCACACTGATCAGATGTTCGGTCAGGTAGATGACCTACTTCTCGGTGAAGGATTGGCAGAAGCCGGCGACAAGGTCGTCGTTATTGCTGGTTCCCCTCCCGGAATCGCAGGTTCTACCAACGACCTTCGTGTTCACAAGGTGGGAGATGCACGCAACGCTGCAGCTCCCGCCTACGAGAACCTCTAGGCTCACACAAAGAAAAGCCCCTCACATGAGGGGCTTTTCTTATTGGTGCCGAATGTGGGACTTGAACCCACACGTCCGAAGACAAAGCATTTTGAGTGCTCCGCGTCTGCCATTCCGCCAATTCGGCTGATATATCTTCAAGAATATCCTAGGCTGGAGGCATGGCCGACCAAGAGATCCAAACACCCACCAAACGTCGTGTTGTTGTTGCAGAAGATGAGTCCCTTATCCGCATGGATATCGTTGAAACTCTTCGCGACAACGGTTTTGATGTTGTGGGGGAGGCTGGCGATGGTGAAGCAGCCGTTGCTTTGGCAAAAGAACTTCGCCCTGATCTCGTAGTGATGGACGTGAAGATGCCCAAGCTTGATGGCATTTCTGCTGCAGATCAGCTCAACAAAGAGCACATCGCACCCGTTGTTCTCTTGACTGCGTTCAGTCAGAAAGAACTCGTCGAGCGCGCCACAGAGGCAGGTGCACTGGCCTATGTTGTGAAGCCTTTCACTCCCAATGACTTACTTCCTGCTGTTGAGATCGCACTTTCTCGTTGGGCGCAGATTGTTGCTTTGGAAAATGAGGTTGCAGACCTCTCTGAGCGTTTCGAGACTCGCAAGATTGTCGACATTGCTAAGGGCATTCTCAACGAAAAGATGGGTCTGACGGAACCAGAAGCTTTCCGTTGGATTCAAAAGGCATCGATGGATCGCCGACTGACCATGAAAGATGTTGCTGTCACGATTGTGGACCAGCTGGGTTCAGACAAAAAGGAAAAGAAGTAACCTACTTCTTTCTGTCCTTGATGAAGTTCGTCAAACGAATGGTTGACAGTCGTCGACCATTCTCATCTGTGCAGACGATTTCGTGAGTGGTGAGGGTGCGTCCTAGGTGAAGAGCCTTACAGGTTGCTGTCACAAAACCTTCTGAAATACTGCCGGTGTGTGTGGCGCTGACTTCGATACCGACAGCAACACGGCCTTCACCAGCAAACATGTTTGCAGCAATAGACCCGAGTCCTTCAGCAATGACGACATACGCACCGCCGTGCAAGATTCCTACTGACTGGGTGTTGCCTTCGACGGGCATTGTGGCAACAGCGTATTCAGGGGAGAGCTCGTGGAGTTGAATGCCCATCTTGTCCCACAGGGGTCCGGCAGAAAATCCGCGGAACTGCTCAAGATCCAGTACAGGTGGGCGAACATATTCAGAAGACATTGAAGATTCCTCGTGAGCTAGGTCTTACGTGCTGTGTAGGCTTGGCACGTGTCGAATAACGCCCAGCCTACCCTTATGGTCATTGATGGGCATTCGCTCGCTTTCCGGGCGTTTTATGCTCTTCCGGTAGACAGTTTCCGAACTGCTGATGGCCAGCACACCAACGCCATTCATGGCTTTATCTCCATGATGTTGAACCTGTTGGCAAAGGAAAAGCCCACTCACTTGGCAGTGGCTTTCGATATCTCTCGCTATTCGTTTCGCACCCGGGAGTACCCCGAGTACAAAGGGACTCGTGGAGAAACTCCGCCTGAGTTCATTGGTCAAGTACCTCTCCTTCAAGATGCACTTCACGCAATGGGTATCACGACCATCACTAAAGAAGATTTTGAGGCGGATGACATTCTCGCCACGCTTGCTGCTCAAGGCTCTGCTCAAGATTTCAAAGTCTTAGTTGTTTCAGGTGACCGGGACACTATCCAACTCATCGATGACAATGTCACGTTGCTGTATCCGTCCAAACAAGGTGTTTCGGAACTCACGCGTTATGACGCAGCCAAAGTGTTTGAACGCTATGGCATTCAACCTCATCAGTACCCAGAGATTGCTGCCTTGGTCGGTGAAACCAGCGACAACTTGCCTGGTATTCCGAAGGTGGGTGAGAAGACCGCTGTTAAGTGGATCAACGAATATGGATCCCTCGAAGAAATCCTTCGTCGAGCCGATGAAATCGGTGGCAAAGTTGGCGAAAGTCTCCGAGAGTTCAAAGAAAACGCAATCAGGAACCGCCGACTCAATCGACTGATTCCAGACGTTGATCTTCCCGTTGGACCTGCAGATTTAGAGCGACTTCCTTTTGATTCTGAGTCAGTTAAAGAAGTCTTCGGTCGTCTCGAGTTCAAATCTTTGTTGACACGAGTGCTTGCACTCAATGGTGAGCAGGATTCGACTTCGACCGCGACAAAACCATCACCATCAGTAGCTCCTGTGGTTGATGAAGTGCGTTCGGAGCCTGTGGCAGCTGCCCAGGCTCCGCGTTCTCAGCAACTTCTCGATGAGGAGCTCGCAGCGTGGCTCCACAGAGCATCTGAGACCTCTCCACAGGGTGTTGCGGTTGAGCTTGAGGTTTATGCCACGGGTATCGCAGTTGTGGGCTTAGCGACAGAAACTGAAACGGTCTCCATTCCGTGGTCACCTGTGCAAGCCGATATGAAGCCTTTGATTGAATGGTTTGCCGGTCCCACTCCCAAGATCTTCCACGGTGCTAAAGAACAGATCAAGGCACTGTTATCGCTAGGTATTCCACTGGAGAACCTCGGTTTTGATACTGAGATAGCCGATTGGGTATTGCGACCCGATTCCTCCAAGCGAGAGCTTGCTGATCTTGTCAAGCTTTACCTCAATGAAGTACTTCCCACCCCCGACCCCAACCAGCTCGTTCCTGATGATTCGGAACTTGATGCCGGTGGACGTGCATGGTTTGTGAACCGTATCGATTCTGCAATCCGTGACCGCATGGAAGCAGCAACTCTTGCCCTCTTCCTTGAGATTGAGATTCCTTCGTTGACCACACTCGCTGCCATGGAAATGCGTGGCGTCACGGTAAATAAAGACAAACTTCAAGCACTCTCTGACGAGCTCGGAATCCGAGCAGAAACAGCAAAGAACGAAGCATTTGCCGTCATTGGACGAGAAGTGAACCTCGCCTCACCCAAGCAGCTTCAAGAAGTGTTGTTTGACCAGCTCGGTATGCCGAAAACCCGTGCAACGAAAACCGGTTACACCACAGATGCAACTGCTTTGGCGGATCTCCAAGCAACGAATCCGCATCCGTTCTTAGGTCTGTTACTTGAACACCGTGATGTGACCAAGCTCAAGCAAATTGTGGAGACGCTGATTTTGGCTATTGGGCCAGACGGCAGAATCCACACCACCTATGGCCAAACAGGAACAAGCACAGGCCGCTTATCTTCTGCGAACCCGAATTTGCAAAACATTCCCATTCGAACTGCGGATGGTCGTCGAATCCGCGAGGCTTTTGAAGTCGGAGAAGGCTTCGACGCTCTGTTTACAGCTGACTATTCACAAATTGAAATGCGCATCATGGCGCACTTCTCAGAGGATGAAGGCCTGATTGAAGCCTTTATCTCCGGTGAAGATCTCCACAAGTTTGTGGGTGCACGTGTCTTTGGTGTGGAACCTGGCGAAGTAACAGGAGAAATGCGCAGTCAAGTCAAAGCAATGAGCTACGGCCTCGCTTATGGTTTGAGTGCTTTTGGTCTTGCGCGTCAGCTTGGCATCGATAATTCGGCAGCTAAGAAGCTTATGGCAGACTATTTCCAGCGTTTTGGGGGAGTGCGCGACTATCTGCGCAACGTCGTTGAACAGGCCCGAGCACAGGGATATACCGAAACACTCTTCGGTCGCAGGAGGCCATTCCCTGATTTGGCAAGCCCCAACCGTGTTTTCCGAGACAACGCAGAACGTGCTGCTCTGAACGCACCAATGCAGGGAACAGCAGCAGACATCATGAAGATCGCCATGATCGGTATTGAGCAGGACCTCGTTGCACTTGGGCTGAAGTCTCAATTGTTGCTTCAAGTACATGACGAATTGGTTCTCGAAGTTATTGAATCCGAACGTGAACAGGTCGAGAAGATTGTGACCGACAGAATGTCTCATGCTGCGAAGCTGAGGGTTCCTCTCGACGTGCAAATTGGTGTCGGAGCTAATTGGAATGAAGCTGCCCACTAGTCCGATATCCGCGAGTTTGCGCGGAAGTCTGCTGTGAAGTAATCTGAGAGATGCACATTTGTGCGTTCTATCCGTCTGCCCGAAAGACAATTCAACAGTTCGCTGTGTCTGAAGGCCTGAAGTAAGTAAATACTGGAGCACGTTTTACATGACGCTTGTAGCAAAGAAGGCAGCCGCTCAGGTTGCAATCAACGACATCGGTTCTGCTGAGGACTTCCTCGCCGCTGTCGAAAAGACCCTCAAGTTTTTCAACGATGGTGACCTCATTGAAGGCACCGTTGTCAAGGTAGATCGCGACGAGGTTCTCCTTGACGTTGGCTACAAGACCGAAGGTGTTATCCCTTCTCGTGAACTTTCCATCAAGCACGACATTGACCCCTCTGAGGTAGTCAAGGTTGGCGACACCGTTGAGGCACTCGTTCTTCAGAAGGAAGATAAAGAAGGTCGCCTCATCCTCTCCAAGAAGCGCGCACAGTACGAGCGTGCATGGGGCGATGTTGAAAAGATCAAGGACGCAGACGGCATCGTTACCGGTTCGGTTATCGAAGTTGTTAAGGGTGGTCTGATCGTAGACATCGGTCTGCGTGGATTCCTTCCTGCATCTCTCATCGAGCTTCGTCGCGTTCGCGACCTCACTCCTTACCTCGGCCAGGACATCGAAGCCAAGATCCTCGAGCTGGACAAGAACCGTAACAACGTTGTTCTTTCTCGCCGTGCACTTCTTGAGCAGACTCAGTCCGAGAGCCGCAGCACCTTCCTGGTTAACCTCCAGAAGGGTCAGATCCGTAAGGGTGTCGTTTCTTCGATCGTCAACTTCGGTGCATTCGTTGACCTCGGTGGCGTAGACGGTCTCGTCCACGTATCTGAGCTCTCCTGGAAGCACATCGAGCACGCTTCTGAGGTTGTTGAAGTTGGCCAGGAAGTTACCGTCGAAATCCTCGAGGTTGACATGGACCGCGAGCGTGTATCGCTCTCGCTCAAGGCAACTCAGGAAGACCCATGGCAGGTATTTGCCCGTACCCACGCAATCGGTCAGGTTGCTCCCGGTAAGGTCACCAAGCTTGTTCCATTCGGTGCATTCGTTCGCGTTGCAGACGGCATCGAAGGTCTCGTCCACATCTCTGAGCTCTCCGGCAAGCACGTTGAACTCGCAGAGCAGGTTGTTTCTGTTGGTGACGACGTATTCGTCAAGGTCATCGACATCGACCTCGAGCGTCGCCGCATCTCTCTCAGCCTCAAGCAGGCTAACGAGGGTGTTGACCCCGAAGGTACCGAGTTTGACCCAGCTCTCTACGGCATGCTCACCGAGTATGACGAGAGCGGCAACTACAAGTACCCAGAGGGCTTCGACCCAGAGACCAACGAATGGCGTGAAGGTTTCGACACCGCACGCGAGAAGTGGGAACTGGACTACGCAGCAGCTCAGGCTCGTTGGGAACAGCACAAGATCCAGGTCAAGGCAGCTAACGAAGCCGAAGCCAACATTCCTGATGCTCCAGCAGCTGCAGCTTCTGAAAGCACCTCATTCTCTAGCGAGGCAGCATCTGCTGGTACCCTCGCAGACGACGAGTCGCTTGCAGCTCTTCGCGAGAAGCTTGCTGGCAACTAGTCTGCAGAGTTATTTGATGGGTGGGTCCTTCGGGGCCCACCCATTAATCGTTAAGCTGGGCATATGAAACTGATTGGTCTCACAGGAGGTATTGGCTCAGGCAAATCTACGATTGCTAGGCGTTTAGCCAATCATGGTGCCGTCATCATTGATGCTGACCAAGTAGCACGTGACGTTGTAGAGCCAGGACAACCGGCACTAGAGGCAATCTTTGACGCTCTTGGTCATGATCTGCGTCAGCCAGATGGTTCTCTCAATCGAAGTGCCTTGGGCTCCATCGTGTTTACAGACAAGAGCAAACTTGAAGTGCTGAACTCGATCGTTCATCCTGCGGTAAAAGCACGCACTCTGTCGTTGTTTGCTCAGGCGCCAGAAGGTTCTGTTGTTGTCTATGACGTTCCCCTGTTGGTCGAAGCGTCAGTGGATTACCCCTTTGAGGAAATTATCGTTGCTAGTGCTCCTGAAAGCGTTCGAATCGAACGGCTGATGGAGCACCGAGGTATGACTGAGGCGGAAGCTGCTTCACGAATTGAGTCTCAGGCACCTGAAGAAGACCGACTCAAAATTGCTAACCATGTCATCGATACGAGCGGTGACATTTCCCATACTTACGCTCAGGTTGACGCTCTCTGGACTCAGCTTAAAAACGTAGACTAGGGGAGTGGACCCACGACGATCTGAGAAGCCTTTCAAGGTCGTTAGCGAGTATTCACCCAGTGGTGATCAACCCACTGCTATTGCTGAATTAGCAGGCCGGATCAACGCAGGTGAGACCGATGTTGTCCTCCTAGGTGCTACAGGTACTGGTAAATCTGCAACAACGGCATGGCTTGTTGAAGCAGTTCAGAGACCAACCCTGATCCTTGCGCACAACAAGACGCTGGCGGCTCAGCTCGCGACCGAATTCCGCGAGCTGCTTCCCAATAATGCTGTTGAGTATTTCGTCTCCTACTACGACTACTACCAGCCTGAAGCGTATGTCCCTCAGACCGATACCTTCATCGAGAAGGACAGCTCCATCAACGCAGAAGTTGAACGTCTCAGGCACTCCACTACGAACTCTCTCCTGACCAGGCGTGATGTTGTAGTTGTTTCCACTGTGTCGTGTATCTATGGTCTGGGTGCTCCGCAAGAGTACTTAGAGGCCATGATTACGCTGTCCGTGGGGGAGAGGATTCCCCGAGAAGCCATTCTTCGTCAATTCGTCTCAATGCAGTATTCACGCAATGACATTGACTTCTCCCGAGGAAACTTCAGAGTTCGCGGAGACACCATAGAAATCATCCCAATGTATGAAGAGCTTGCTGTTCGCATTGAGATGTTCGGTGATGAAATTGAAGCGCTTTATAGCCTCCACCCACTCACAGGTGATGTTGTCGAAAAGCTCGATATGGTTTCCGTCTTCCCAGCTTCGCATTACGTAGCCAGTGAAGAAATTATGAAAAAAGCCATTTTCACGATCCGTGAAGAAATGGAAGAACGTGTTGCGGAATTTGAGAAGCAAGGGAAGCTTCTTGAAGCTCAACGCCTGCGCATGCGCACCACCTTTGACCTGGAGATGATGCAACAGATCGGCTTCTGTTCAGGTATTGAGAATTATTCACGTCACATTGATGTGCGCGAGCCCGGCGAAGCTCCACAGTGTCTCTTGGACTACTTCCCGGATGACTTCCTCTGTGTCATTGACGAATCTCACGTGACGGTTCCACAAATAGGTGCCATGCACGAAGGCGACGCTTCTCGTAAGCGAACACTCGTCGAACACGGTTTCCGTCTTCCATCTGCAATGGATAACAGACCCCTCCGTTTCGATGAATTCAAAGAACGTGTTGGTCAAACCGTCTATCTTTCGGCCACCCCCGGTAAGTACGAAATGGGTATCGCCGACGGCGTTGTTGAACAAATCATTCGTCCTACCGGTCTCGTAGATCCTCAGATTGTGATCAAGCCTTCTAAGGGCCAAATCGATGACTTGCTCGAGCAAATTCGGGTTCGCGCCGCACAGGACGAACGTGTACTCGTCACGACGCTGACGAAGAAAATGGCAGAAGAGCTAACGGACTTCCTGACAGAAGCTGGAGTGCGTGTCAGGTACCTTCACTCTGACGTTGACACCCTGCGACGCGTTGAGCTTCTTACCGAGCTGAGACAGGGCGTGTATGACGTTCTTGTTGGAATCAATCTACTTCGAGAGGGTCTTGACCTCCCTGAAGTCTCGCTTGTGGCCATCTTGGATGCAGACAAAGAGGGCTTCTTACGTTCAGCAACGTCCTTGATCCAGACCATAGGTCGCGCTGCCCGTAACGTCTCGGGTGAAGTCCATATGTACGCAGACGTGGTTACGAAATCAATGGCCCAAGCTATTGATGAAACCACGCGACGTAGAGAAAAACAGATTGCATACAACGTCCAGAACGGCATCGATCCTCAACCCTTACGCAAGAAGATCGCAGACATCACTGCCATGCTCCAACGTGAAGAGGCTGATACGGCTGAACTTCTTGCGGATAAGGGAAACAAGAAGACCAAATCAGGTGCTTCTAGACCGAGTACCTCAACCTTGCTTACCCCTCGCATTGGTGCTGCTGGAGCGACAGAACTTGAAAACATTATCGGTGATCTGAACGAACAAATGCTTGTTGCAGCAGCAGAATTGAAGTTCGAACTTGCCGCACGATTACGTGATGAATTATCTGAACTGAAACGCGAACTCCGCATTATGAAAGAAGCAGGACATGCCTAAGCCACACAACACGCACTCTCATCTGAGTGTCAAGGGTGCTCGCGTTCACAACCTTCAAAACGTTGACCTCGAGATCCCACGTGACTCACTTGTTGTCTTTACCGGTCTGTCTGGTTCTGGAAAGTCATCTCTTGCCTTCGACACCATCTTTGCTGAAGGTCAACGTCGTTACGTTGAGTCTCTTTCTGCGTATGCTCGTCAGTTCTTGGGCCAGGTCGATCGTCCCGATGTCGATTTCATTGAGGGCCTCTCACCTGCAGTGTCGATTGATCAGAAGTCCACGAACCGTAACCCTCGTTCAACAGTGGGAACGATTACCGAGATCTACGACTACATGCGTTTGCTCTGGGCGCGTATTGGTATTCCGCACTGTCCTGAGTGTGGCGAAGTCATTCAATCGCAGACGGTTCAGCAAATTGCTGATCAACTGATGGATCTGCCGGAAGGCACCCGTTACCAGGTCGTAGCTCCCGTTGTTTCGCAGAAAAAGGGAGAATTCGTTGACCTCTTCACCGAACTCACTGCCTCTGGATACTCACGCGTCATTGTTGACGGTGACGTTATTCAACTTGCAGATGCACCTGCTCTCAAAAAGAGCTTCAAGCACGATATTTCAGTTGTTATCGATCGCCTTGTCGCTGGTCCTGAGCTCCTTTCTCGTCTGACTGACTCTCTAGAAACTGCCCTCAAACTCACCAATGGCACCGTAGATATCAACTACGTTGACCAAGAGGGGGAGAGTGCATGGCAGTCCTTTAGTGAGAAGCTCTCGTGTCCCAATGCGCACCCCATTCAATTAGCTGAAATTGAACCGCGCACCTTCTCTTTCAATTCGCCGTTTGGTGCATGTCCTGTGTGTTCTGGTCTCGGCACCAAAATGTCAGTCGATGAAGAATTATTGATGGGGGACCCGTCACTCTCCATCAATGACGGTGTGATCATTCCTTGGGCAACACAGGGTAAGGGCTTATTCCAGTACTACGAGAAGCTACTTCTTGGTCTTGCAGCAGATTTAGATTTCTCTCTCGATACACCGTGGGAAGAGCTCGACGAAGAAGTTCGTGAAGCTGTGATGAACGGAAACAACTTCAATGTTCGTGTGAAGTGGAAGAACCGTTACGGCCGAGAGGTTCAATACAGTTCAGGCTTCGAGGGTGTTGTTCCTTACATTGAACGCCAGTATCTTCAAGCAGACACCGATGTTCAGCGTGCTCGATGGGCTGAATACCTCCGTGAAGTTCCCTGCGTGGAGTGCTCAGGACAGCGTTTGAAGCCCGAAGTTTTGGCCGTCAAGATCAATGGTTTGTCCATTGCTGACTTGGCCGAGTTGCCGCTATCAGATGCCAGAAGCTTTATGGACAATCTCACGCTGACAGACAGAGATGCCATGATTGCAGCCCAGGTCTTGCGTGAGATTCGTGCACGTTTGAACTTCCTGATTGAGGTTGGCTTAACCTATCTCAATCTTTCCCGAGCAGCAGGATCCCTGTCTGGTGGTGAAGCACAACGTATTCGACTCGCAACCCAGATTGGTTCGGGATTGACAGGCGTTCTCTACGTCCTCGATGAACCCTCTATTGGCCTTCACCAGCGAGACAACCGCCGCCTCATAGATACCCTCATCAAACTCCGAGATCTAGGTAACACCTTGATCGTGGTGGAACACGATGAGGACACCATTCACACGGCCGACTGGATTGTGGACATTGGACCAGGTGCTGGCGTGAACGGTGGCCAGGTCGTCCACTCTGGTGATTATGAGTCTCTGCTCAAGAACACTGCATCAATTACCTCCGATTATGTCTCTGGTCGCACCAAGATCGAGATTCCCAAGAAGCGACGACCAATTGACAAGAACAGAGAAATTACTGTGGTTGGCGCAGAGGCCAATAACCTCAAGAAGGTCACTGCGACCTTCCCTCTGGGAACTCTCACCGCGGTAACAGGTGTTTCTGGATCAGGTAAGTCCTCTTTGGTCAACGACATTCTCTACAAGGTTCTTGCTAACAAGCTCAATGGTGCTCGAACTGTTGCAGGCAAGCACGTGCGAGTTACGGGTCTTGAACACCTGGACAAGGTCATTCACGTCGACCAGAACCCCATTGGTCGTACTCCTCGATCCAATCCGGCAACCTACACAGGTGTCTTTGACAAGATTCGTACTCTGTTCTCAGAAACCACTGAGTCGAAAACTCGTGGTTATCAGCAGGGACGATTTAGCTTCAATGTCAAGGGTGGGCGTTGTGAAGCATGTTCTGGTGACGGAACGCTCAAGATTGAGATGAACTTCCTCCCTGACGTGTATGTGGATTGTGAAGTGTGTCACGGAAAGCGCTACAACCGAGAGACCCTGCAAGTTCGTTACAAAGGCAAGAACATTTCAGAAGTTCTAGATATGCCTATTGCTGAAGCTGCTGAATTTTTTGAACCCATTAGTTCAATTCACCGATTCCTCAAGACCCTCGTGGACGTTGGTCTCGGCTACGTTCGCCTTGGTCAAAGTGCCACCACTCTCTCTGGCGGTGAGGCACAACGCGTCAAGCTTGCGACCGAACTGCAGAAACGAAGCAACGGTAGAAGCATCTATGTACTTGATGAGCCCACCACGGGTCTTCACTTCGAAGATGTCCGCAAGCTCCTGCTAGTGCTGAATTCACTCGTGGATAAAGGCAACACAGTGATTGTGATTGAGCACAATCTTGATGTGATCAAGAGTGCAGACTGGCTGATTGACTTAGGCCCTGAGGGTGGTGCTGGCGGTGGCGAAATCATTGCTGTGGGTACTCCAGAACAGGTGGCAAAGAGCACACAGAGCCACACAGCAACTTTCTTACGTGAGATCATCGCGACGTAGTTATGGCAGAGACTGTCCCTTATCGTCCCAAAACGGGAGATATTCCGACGAATCCCGGTGTCTATAGATTCCGTGATGAGTCAGGGCGCATTCTCTATGTCGGCAAAGCAAAGAACCTTCGTGCACGACTGACGAGTTATTTTGCTCCACTGAACACACTTCATGAGCGCACGAGGCGAATGGTGACCTCTGCTGCCAGCGTTGAGTGGATCATCGTGGGGACTGAGTTCGAAGCTCTCCAGCTCGAATTCACATGGATCAAAGAATTCGATCCGCCTTTCAATATCCAATTCAGGGACGATAAGAGCTATCCCTATCTCGCCATCACGCTGGGGGAGAAGATCCCTCGTGTCATGGTGACCCGCACGCGCAAGATTGAGAACGCTCGATACTTTGGCCCGTATACAAAAACCTGGGCTATCAGAGAGACGCTAGATCTGATTCTCCCTGTATTTCCTGTACGGACGTGTTCAGAAGGTGTTTACAACAAGGCAGAACGGGCTAAACGTCCATGCTTGTTAGGTGACATCGGGCGATGTGCTGCACCATGTGCAGGTCGCGTTACTCCTGAAGAACATCGTTCCATTGCACTTGATCTCGCAACGTTCATGACAGGCAAGAATGATGGTCACATCAAGAGCTTGAAAGAGAAGATGGCTCAGGCTTCTGCCGAGCAGGATTACGAAACCGCCGCCAAATATCGAGACAACATACAAGCCCTCGAAACAGTGGCTTCGAAGAGTGCCGTTGTACTTCGAGATGAAGTAGATACTGACATATTTGGCATTGCCAGTGATGAGCTCTCAGCCGCTGTTCAAATGTTCATCGTGCGCGAAGGTCGTATTCGAGGCGTTCATTCCTGGAACGTAGATACAGAACTTGACGTGTCAGTCAGTGAGCTTGTCGATAATATGCTTCGAACAGCATATGACTCCGAGGAGATTCCTCCCAAAGAAATTATTGTCCCTGAGATTCCAGAAGACTCCGTGGCCCTTTCTTCTTGGCTCACTGAGATTCGTCGCGAACGACTATCTGATGACCGCGCAGCAACAGTAAAACTTAAGGTTGCTCAGCGCGGAGATCTCGCAGCGTTGGCAAGTACGGTCAAACACAATGCGCAACAAGCCCTTGTTCTTTACAAGACCAAACGTCGTTCAGATTACGTCACGAGGACAAAAGCACTGAGTGATATTCAAGAAGCTCTTGGGCTTCCCGAATCACCGTTGCGCATTGAATGTTTCGATGTGTCACACCTTGGCGGAACAAAGATTGTCGCTTCCATGGTTGTGTTCGAAGACGGACTTGCCAAGAAGAGTGACTATCGAAAATTCAGCATCGCTCAAGCACGTGATGATACAGACGCGATGAATCAGGTCCTTGCACGTCGTGCTGCTTATCTCACGGGGCTAGAAGAAGATTCTGAGAAGAAAGCCTCGAGTTTCTCATACCCGCCAGGGCTATTCGTCGTGGATGGTGCGCTTCCGCAAGTCAACGCCGCAGCGCAGGCACTGAAAGATGCTGGTTTGAGCCATATTCCAGTTGTAGGTTTGGCAAAAAGACTGGAAGAACTCTGGATGCCGGGAGAGAAGTTTCCCGTCAT of the Aurantimicrobium photophilum genome contains:
- the polA gene encoding DNA polymerase I, with product MSNNAQPTLMVIDGHSLAFRAFYALPVDSFRTADGQHTNAIHGFISMMLNLLAKEKPTHLAVAFDISRYSFRTREYPEYKGTRGETPPEFIGQVPLLQDALHAMGITTITKEDFEADDILATLAAQGSAQDFKVLVVSGDRDTIQLIDDNVTLLYPSKQGVSELTRYDAAKVFERYGIQPHQYPEIAALVGETSDNLPGIPKVGEKTAVKWINEYGSLEEILRRADEIGGKVGESLREFKENAIRNRRLNRLIPDVDLPVGPADLERLPFDSESVKEVFGRLEFKSLLTRVLALNGEQDSTSTATKPSPSVAPVVDEVRSEPVAAAQAPRSQQLLDEELAAWLHRASETSPQGVAVELEVYATGIAVVGLATETETVSIPWSPVQADMKPLIEWFAGPTPKIFHGAKEQIKALLSLGIPLENLGFDTEIADWVLRPDSSKRELADLVKLYLNEVLPTPDPNQLVPDDSELDAGGRAWFVNRIDSAIRDRMEAATLALFLEIEIPSLTTLAAMEMRGVTVNKDKLQALSDELGIRAETAKNEAFAVIGREVNLASPKQLQEVLFDQLGMPKTRATKTGYTTDATALADLQATNPHPFLGLLLEHRDVTKLKQIVETLILAIGPDGRIHTTYGQTGTSTGRLSSANPNLQNIPIRTADGRRIREAFEVGEGFDALFTADYSQIEMRIMAHFSEDEGLIEAFISGEDLHKFVGARVFGVEPGEVTGEMRSQVKAMSYGLAYGLSAFGLARQLGIDNSAAKKLMADYFQRFGGVRDYLRNVVEQARAQGYTETLFGRRRPFPDLASPNRVFRDNAERAALNAPMQGTAADIMKIAMIGIEQDLVALGLKSQLLLQVHDELVLEVIESEREQVEKIVTDRMSHAAKLRVPLDVQIGVGANWNEAAH
- a CDS encoding PaaI family thioesterase; this translates as MGIQLHELSPEYAVATMPVEGNTQSVGILHGGAYVVIAEGLGSIAANMFAGEGRVAVGIEVSATHTGSISEGFVTATCKALHLGRTLTTHEIVCTDENGRRLSTIRLTNFIKDRKK
- a CDS encoding ANTAR domain-containing response regulator; translation: MADQEIQTPTKRRVVVAEDESLIRMDIVETLRDNGFDVVGEAGDGEAAVALAKELRPDLVVMDVKMPKLDGISAADQLNKEHIAPVVLLTAFSQKELVERATEAGALAYVVKPFTPNDLLPAVEIALSRWAQIVALENEVADLSERFETRKIVDIAKGILNEKMGLTEPEAFRWIQKASMDRRLTMKDVAVTIVDQLGSDKKEKK
- the pyk gene encoding pyruvate kinase, encoding MRRAKIVATLGPATSSYESLKSIIEAGVDVARMNLSHGSYDVHEEVYRNVRKAAEDLGKPVAVLVDLQGPKIRLGKFEGGPYDLAEGDIFKITIEDIVGNKEISSTTFKGLPQDVKPGDPLLIDDGKVTLRVLETDGTVVTTVVEVPGPVSNNKGINLPGVAVNVPALSDKDEADLRWGLRLGADFIALSFVRDAADIKRVHEIMDEEGVRLPVIAKVEKPQAVDNLEEIVDAFDAIMVARGDLGVELPLEAVPIVQKRAVELARRWAKPVIVATQVLESMISSPRPTRAEASDCANAVLDGTDAVMLSGETSVGEFPTITVATMARIIESTEDHGIERIPELGTKPRTQGGAITLAAKEVAEFVDAKYLCVFTESGDSARRMARLRSDIPMIVLTPHEHIRRRMALTWGVKSYLVDAVTHTDQMFGQVDDLLLGEGLAEAGDKVVVIAGSPPGIAGSTNDLRVHKVGDARNAAAPAYENL